A DNA window from Hordeum vulgare subsp. vulgare chromosome 1H, MorexV3_pseudomolecules_assembly, whole genome shotgun sequence contains the following coding sequences:
- the LOC123398988 gene encoding uncharacterized protein LOC123398988, which produces MEIGGGGVGRMKREGEMATEVRGQGSTLMLTLNQEVEVRAAAKLTKESISQQIQVLEKNMTKMGRRGSAGHKDLLQLQDDMMEVSRRILSRVDSLLRWSCFRAIQPPTISDETEMGIPATTQRRTGDDDGETHTVPRIRGEGGSVQVSAQRFEELLVTIFISMARNMSAAAPGSGLKLNSLLSPIDELWDDMRQLVSTETKFLATCVFTREPLAHCISTLQLISAVFDWLSGWVPAFTMKLLSIREDEDMEWDEDEDEDKKMQMIEESNFANYISRWERTCSNGCSFEDTTLLSSMLFTHYIPGHAPLDAGCQRTMQIYSMKVAKLEGHSWPLKVYGVVAARDVVDNRRNILFFRSRDDYQLLTEHDPFLHLTGPSRAIISTDTVKIEIQLKLKGTTKSEDRALISKAFSYNGDVGDTFSTRHLSGHFCTIELCCEHLERSLQATILSIRVLEGSMPCENGIRVVCSSLPSESPSEHVLLFASKAGTNPVGEGGYLDLSRQVISVKRQGRLEILVEILEQSGCTSHCFVFTPESSNVSQKEFNLGDCKLEITVAWSLLIGDQRYILMMGYIEPYSPIPHIPLMELGE; this is translated from the exons ATGgagatcggcggcggcggcgtggggcggATGAAAAGGGAGGGTGAGATGGCGACGGAAGTGAGGGGGCAGGGAAGCACGCTCATGTTAACACTGAACCAGGAGGTGGAGGTGCGTGCTGCCGCGAAGCTCACCAAGGAAAGTATCAGCCAGCAGATCCAAGTCCTGGAGAAGAACATGACTAAGATGGGACGTCGCGGGTCCGCAGGTCACAAGGATCTGCTGCagttgcaagatgatatgatggagGTGTCGCGAAGGATCTTAAGTCGGGTCGATTCTTTGCTCCGGTGGAGCTGCTTCCGCGCGATCCAGCCCCCGACGATTAGCGATGAGACCGAGATGGGCATCCCGGCGACGACCCAGCGCCGGACTGGCGATGATGATGGAGAGACACATACGGTGCCGAGGATCCGCGGCGAAGGCGGATCAGTGCAGGTCAGTGCGCAGCGTTTCGAGGAGCTGCTGGTTACTATCTTCATATCCATGGCCAGAAACATGTCTGCGGCGGCGCCGGGGTCCGGCTTAAAATTGAACTCGCTCTTGTCGCCGATCGATGAGCTGTGGGATGACATGCGCCAACTGGTCTCAACAGAGACGAAATTTCTAGCGACGTGCGTGTTTACTCGTGAGCCCTTGGCACACTGTATCTCCACATTGCAGTTGATCTCGGCAGTTTTCGACTGGCTCTCTGGATGGGTACCGGCTTTCACTATGAAATTGCTATCCATACGCGAAGATGAGGACATGGAGtgggatgaggatgaggatgaggataagaAGATGCAGATGATTGAGGAGAGCAACTTCGCTAACTACATTAGTCGCTGGGAACGCACATGCAGTAACGGCTGCAGCTTCGAAGACACGA CATTGTTGAGCTCCATGCTCTTTACACACTACATACCAGGCCACGCCCCATTGGATGCTGGCTGCCAGCGGACCATGCAGATCTACTCCATGAAAGTTGCAAAATTAGAAGGCCACAGCTGGCCACTGAAGGTGTATGGTGTGGTCGCCGCCCGAGATGTCGTGGACAATCGTCGTAACATTCTCTTCTTTCGCTCTAGGGATGACTACCAACTCCTCACAGAACAT GATCCTTTTTTGCACTTGACTGGCCCATCTCGAGCAATAATCTCTACGGACACTGTCAAGATTGAGATCCAACTAAAATTAAAGGGTACAACAAAGTCTGAAGATAGAGCATTGATCAGTAAAGCCTTCTCTTATAATGGTGATGTTGGTGATACTTTTTCTACGCGTCACCTCAGTGGCCACTTTTGCACAATAGAGTTGTGCTGTGAGCATCTTGAACGCTCCCTCCAAGCCACTATCCTTAGTATCCGTGTTCTAGAGGGCTCAATGCCTTGTGAAAATGGCATCCGAGTTGTTTGCTCCTCACTGCCTTCTGAGAGCCCATCTGAGCATGTATTGTTGTTTGCTTCAAAAGCTGGAACAAATCCCGTGGGTGAAGGGGGCTATCTAGATCTGTCAAGGCAAGTTATTTCGGTAAAAAGACAAGGAAGGCTGGAAATTCTCGTGGAGATCTTGGAACAATCTGGCTGCACAAGTCATTGCTTTGTCTTCACACCGGAATCCAGCAACGTAAGTCAAAAAGAATTTAACCTTGGTGACTGTAAATTGGAGATTACTGTTGCTTGGTCCCTCCTTATTGGTGACCAACGGTATATCTTGATGATGGGGTATATAGAGCCTTACTCACCAATTCCGCATATCCCTTTAATGGAGCTTGGAGAATGA
- the LOC123410416 gene encoding uncharacterized protein LOC123410416, with product MSSDLKAKGTIDAFVLSEELYGAAKLMLESVSQIEVLQEKMISTGRCGSEHMDLLKLKSDMFHVSERILRLADPEMQTQGKIGQDAVAVLPDLVAKETQETIAGQAGNPFLCEPVSKFISGILSKKFDEDVGDVASVLEAERTSKEAAAALSFAFRLGLCCKRIDEVWREMREILRSFSAEKKDLVKTMTMFASEPYVRRIAKLKWISARITRLRRLDPDLDSKVKSTLVRLKSESFLSAMEEEREGVAGQDGAKSYAEMDKSFAAYRLFWERTWGTDYSFENQTLLSPMQFTHCTPGRIPVDAVAGSTLQINSIKVSAAEELGHSLEVYGVVAARDVADRHRNPLFLRTWNDCQVLTKQDPFLQLTGPVRAIVSTDTVYIEIQLKVKDSAKSEDRALVSTFYLYNAEQHGSFLVSSSLCTVELCCERFQESVQATILSAVVKAKEGSSIFPHGGRVVCSSLPCQGYEDTIGLPSTEVVLLDSQDGRIPMARNGHLDLLRRVVSVELKGKLKFIIKTYSPSHPAEVATYDVLFTPEKCNISKKTCNLDGGSKMEITVAWSYLPASKMLS from the exons ATGTCGTCGGACCTGAAGGCGAAGGGAACTATTGACGCATTCGTGTTAAGCGAGGAGCTCTATGGGGCCGCAAAGTTGATGCTGGAGAGTGTTAGCCAGATCGAGGTCCTGCAGGAGAAGATGATTTCGACGGGACGGTGCGGGTCCGAACACATGGATCTGTTGAAGTTGAAATCCGATATGTTCCATGTGTCGGAAAGGATCTTACGTCTGGCTGATCCCGAGATGCAGACCCAGGGCAAGATTGGCCAGGACGCGGTGGCTGTGCTGCCCGATCTGGTCGCAAAGGAGACCCAGGAGACGATCGCTGGTCAGGCAGGCAATCCGTTCCTCTGCGAGCCCGTATCTAAATTCATCAGTGGCATCCTGTCGAAGAAGTTCGATGAAGACGTCGGCGACGTCGCTTCAGTGCTCGAAGCAGAAAGGACCAGCAAGGAAGCAGCCGCAGCGCTAAGCTTTGCCTTCAGGTTAGGGCTGTGCTGCAAGCGGATCGACGAGGTGTGGCGCGAGATGCGCGAGATACTGAGATCGTTCTCGGCGGAGAAGAAAGACCTGGTTAAGACCATGACCATGTTTGCTTCTGAGCCGTACGTACGCCGCATCGCCAAATTGAAATGGATCTCTGCGCGCATCACTAGGCTCCGGCGGTTGGACCCAGATCTTGACTCCAAAGTTAAATCGACGCTCGTCCGGTTGAAATCGGAATCCTTCTTATCAgccatggaggaggagagggaaggtGTTGCGGGACAAGATGGAGCCAAATCTTATGCGGAGATGGACAAGTCATTCGCTGCTTACCGTCTCTTCTGGGAACGGACATGGGGCACTGACTACAGCTTTGAAAATCAGA CGTTATTGAGCCCCATGCAATTTACACACTGCACACCAGGCCGCATCCCGGTTGACGCTGTTGCGGGGAGTACCTTGCAGATCAACTCCATCAAAGTCTCTGCAGCAGAAGAACTTGGGCATTCACTCGAGGTGTATGGAGTGGTGGCGGCCCGAGACGTTGCAGACCGTCATCGTAACCCTCTCTTCCTTCGTACATGGAATGACTGTCAAGTCCTCACAAAACAA GATCCTTTTTTGCAATTGACTGGACCGGTACGTGCAATTGTGTCGACGGATACTGTTTACATTGAAATCCAACTAAAAGTAAAGGACTCGGCAAAATCTGAGGATAGAGCATTGGTCAGTACATTCTACTTATACAATGCTGAACAGCATGGAAGTTTCCTTGTCAGCAGCTCCCTATGCACAGTGGAGCTATGCTGCGAGAGATTTCAAGAGTCGGTCCAGGCCACTATCCTGAGTGCGGTAGTTAAGGCCAAAGAAGGGTCATCTATTTTTCCACATGGCGGAAGAGTTGTTTGCTCTTCACTACCTTGTCAAGGTTATGAAGATACCATTGGGCTCCCATCTACGGAAGTTGTGCTGCTTGACTCACAAGATGGAAGAATCCCGATGGCTAGAAATGGTCACCTTGATCTGTTAAGGCGTGTAGTTTCTGTGGAATTAAAAGGAAAGTTGAAATTTATCATAAAGACCTATTCACCTTCACACCCTGCTGAGGTTGCTACTTATGATGTCCTCTTCACACCGGAAAAATGCAACATAAGTAAAAAAACATGTAACCTTGATGGTGGCTCTAAGATGGAGATTACTGTTGCTTGGTCCTACCTTCCCGCATCGAAGATGCTATCTTGA